The Raphanus sativus cultivar WK10039 chromosome 2, ASM80110v3, whole genome shotgun sequence genome includes a region encoding these proteins:
- the LOC108839782 gene encoding cytochrome b-c1 complex subunit 7-1, mitochondrial, translated as MSTFLQSLIDPKKNFLARMHMKAVSTRLRRYGLRYDDLHDQYENLDIKEALNRLPREVVDARNQRLKRAMDLSMKHEYLPKDLQAVQTPFRGYLQEMLALVERERKEREALGALPLYQRTFP; from the exons ATGTCGACGTTTCTGCAATCACTAATCGATCCAAAGAAGAACTTCCTTGCTCGCATGCATATGAAAGCCGTATCAACTCGCCTTCGTAGATACG GTCTCAGGTACGATGATCTACACGATCAGTATGAAAATCTGGACATTAAGGAAGCTCTGAACAGATTGCCCAGGGAGGTCGTTGACGCTCGTAACCAGCGTCTCAAGCGTGCCATGGACCTCTCCATGAAGCACGAGTACCTTCCCAAGGATCTTCAG GCGGTGCAGACACCATTCCGTGGCTATCTACAGGAGATGCTGGCTCTC GTTGAAAGGGAAAGAAAGGAACGTGAAGCCTTGGGAGCTCTACCACTCTACCAGCGCACATTCCCTTAA
- the LOC108839783 gene encoding probable potassium channel AKT5: MDKKKKVWFWPEKHGGGGGISIKEAEHVSTEETMSHYSFSKGLLPPLGVNSGSTRRVKLRFFIVSPFDPRYRAWDWFLVLLVVYTAWASPFEFGYLQTPRAPLSIIDNVVNGFFAIDIVLTFFVAFLDKATYLLVDDPKRIAWRYVSTWLIFDVVSTIPYELFGSLLHNTIQGYGIFSMLRLWRLRRASNCFARLEKDRKYNYFWVRCTKLLLVALFVVHCGACFCYSIAAHYPDPSMTFMALAEPNWTQKSLLIRYVTAMYWSITTFSTTGYGDIHGNNASERAFILFYMIFNLGLLAYIIGNMTNLVVHVTSRTSKFRDTIQAASAFAQRNKLPERLQEQMVAHLSLRYRTDSEGLQQQEFIDSLPKAIRSSISHYLFYEVVDKIYLFHGISNDLLFQLVTEMKAEYFPPKEDVILRNEAPTDFYIMVTGAAEIIAPVNGVDQVVGEARPGHVFGEVGVLCYRPQLFTVRTKRLSQLLRLNRTTFLNLVQANVGDGAIIMNNLLQHLKDSEDPVMKGILADTEQMLAQGKMDLPLSLCFAAARGDDLLLHQLLKRGSNPNETDKNGRTALHIAASKGCHYCVVLLLEHGADPNIKDSEGSVPLWEAIFGRHEEISKLLWDNGAKLSPDTVSYFSCLAVEQNSLDALKDIVKYGGDISHCDSNGTTALHRAVSEGNMEIVEFLLEQGADMDMPDVYGWTARGLAEHQGHEDIKALFHSQRPVEKKPKSSFSGTPENVTPLMKHSSEPVMIHHRSRESLPFLRGGSQRRKISNFKNSLFGIMSAANAGDEGEASTLSEGVGGVYPARVTISGEASSAGKVVKLPNSLEELIEIGEKKLGFVATKILTREGAQIDDIRLIRDGDFLLLLKVSC; this comes from the exons AtggataagaagaagaaagtgtggTTTTGGCCGGAGAAAcacggcggcggaggaggaatTTCGATCAAGGAGGCGGAGCATGTTTCTACGGAAGAGACGATGAGTCATTACAGCTTTAGCAAAGGCCTTCTTCCTCCTCTCGGTGTTAATTCCGGCTCCACGCGTCGTGTTAAGCTCCGCTTCTTCATCGTCTCTCCCTTCGATCCTCGCTACAG GGCATGGGATTGGTTTCTAGTGCTCTTAGTAGTCTACACCGCATGGGCATCTCCTTTTGAGTTTGGTTACCTACAAACGCCAAGAGCACCTCTCAGTATTATAGATAATGTTGTCAATGGCTTTTTCGCTATTGACATCGTTTTGACATTCTTTGTTGCCTTCTTGGACAAGGCAACGTATCTTCTAGTCGATGATCCCAAGAGAATAGCTTGGAGATATGTCTCGACCTGGCTCATTTTTGACGTGGTTTCCACAATTCCTTATGAACTTTTTGGCAGCTTATTGCATAATACTATTCAAGGGTATGGCATTTTCAGTATGCTGCGTCTATGGCGTCTTCGCAGGGCCAGTAATTGTTTCGCCAG ATTGGAGAAAGATCGGAAGTACAACTACTTTTGGGTTCGATGCACAAAGCTTCTCCTC GTTGCTCTCTTTGTGGTTCATTGTGGGGCCTGCTTCTGCTATTCTATTGCTGCACATTACCCAGACCCTTCCATGACTTTTATGGCACTTGCGGAGCCAAACTGGACACAAAAGTCTTTGCTTATCCGGTATGTCACAGCAATGTATTGGTCCATAACCACCTTCTCTACAACGGGTTATGGTGATATACATGGGAATAATGCAAGTGAGAGGGCTTTCATTCTCTTCTACATGATCTTCAATCTTGGATTGCTAGCTTATATAATTGGTAATATGACCAACTTGGTGGTTCATGTAACCAGTCGCACCAGCAAATTT AGAGATACCATCCAAGCTGCCTCAGCGTTTGCTCAGAGGAACAAACTTCCAGAGCGCTTGCAAGAACAGATGGTAGCTCATTTGTCTTTGAGGTACAGGACCGATTCAGAAGGTCTACAGCAGCAAGAATTTATCGACTCCCTACCCAAAGCTATTCGTTCCAGCATCTCGCATTATCTGTTCTATGAAGTTGTTGACAAGATTTACTTGTTCCATGGAATATCCAATGATCTTCTGTTTCAGTTG GTCACTGAGATGAAGGCCGAGTATTTTCCTCCCAAAGAAGATGTGATCTTGAGGAATGAAGCACCAACAGATTTTTACATTATGGTGACAGGAGCTGCT GAAATCATTGCACCTGTGAATGGAGTGGATCAG GTAGTTGGTGAAGCGCGCCCTGGTCATGTTTTTGGTGAAGTTGGGGTGCTATGTTACAGGCCACAGCTGTTCACAGTTCGTACCAAGCGATTGAGTCAATTGCTTCGTCTGAACCGTACAACATTCTTAAATCTTGTTCAGGCAAATGTTGGTGATGGAGCAATTATCATGAATAATCTACTTCAG CATCTGAAAGACTCAGAAGATCCAGTGATGAAAGGCATTCTTGCTGATACAGAACAGATGTTGGCTCAAGGGAAAATGGATTTACCTCTCAGCTTATGTTTTGCAGCAGCAAGAGGAGACGATTTACTGCTGCATCAGTTACTCAAACGAGGCTCAAACCCTAATGAAACCGATAAAAACGGTCGAACCGCACTG CATATAGCAGCATCGAAAGGATGCCACTACTGTGTTGTATTACTTCTCGAGCATGGAGCAGATCCTAACATTAAAG ATTCGGAAGGTAGTGTACCATTGTGGGAAGCAATCTTTGGGAGACATGAAGAAATTTCTAAACTCTTATGGGACAACGGCGCAAAGCTAAGTCCCGACACAGTATCCTATTTCTCTTGCCTAGCCGTTGAACAAAACAGCTTAGATGCACTCAAAGACATTGTGAAGTACGGTGGAGATATCTCGCACTGTGATAGCAACGGGACCACTGCATTGCACAGAGCAGTATCGGAAGGGAACATGGAGATTGTGGAGTTCTTGTTAGAGCAAGGAGCTGATATGGACATGCCAGATGTGTACGGTTGGACGGCTCGTGGTCTAGCTGAGCATCAAGGGCATGAAGACATTAAAGCCTTGTTTCATAGTCAGAGACCAGTGGAGAAGAAACCGAAATCATCATTTTCCGGTACACCAGAAAATGTTACCCCACTGATGAAGCATAGTAGCGAGCCTGTAATGATTCACCACCGTTCAAGGGAATCGTTGCCTTTCCTTCGAGGTGGCTCTCAGAGAAGGAAGATCAGTAACTTCAAGAACTCTTTGTTTGGCATCATGTCGGCTGCAAACGCTG GTGATGAAGGAGAAGCATCTACACTAAGCGAAGGAGTTGGTGGGGTTTATCCGGCGAGAGTGACGATCAGTGGTGAGGCTTCCTCCGCTGGTAAAGTGGTGAAGCTACCAAATTCACTGGAGGAGTTAATTGAAATCGGTGAGAAGAAGTTGGGGTTTGTTGCCACAAAGATTCTGACGAGAGAAGGAGCTCAAATCGACGACATCAGGCTTATAAGAGACGGGGATTTTCTGCTTCTTCTCAAGGTTTCTTGTTAG